In Pseudomonas fluorescens, a genomic segment contains:
- a CDS encoding lysis system i-spanin subunit Rz — protein MRYLTVCRLIGACLLIALTWQVQAWRYGAQLEREASAQARALSQQHLVALRQQQAENDKRQALEQQLSASDQQHARELSDAQRTQAALRDRLATADVRLSVLLDASDPARGSTMPATPASGGVVHAAPRARLDPAHAQRIIAITDDGDNAVIALRACQAYVRAVAR, from the coding sequence ATGCGTTACCTGACGGTTTGCCGGCTGATCGGCGCTTGCCTGTTGATCGCGCTGACTTGGCAGGTGCAGGCCTGGCGCTATGGTGCGCAGCTTGAGCGCGAGGCGTCTGCCCAGGCGCGGGCGTTGAGCCAGCAGCATCTAGTGGCTTTGCGTCAACAACAGGCGGAGAACGATAAACGGCAGGCGTTGGAACAACAGCTCAGCGCCAGCGATCAACAACACGCTCGGGAGTTAAGCGATGCCCAACGTACTCAAGCAGCTCTGCGCGACCGCCTGGCCACTGCTGATGTGCGGTTGTCAGTCCTTCTCGACGCCAGCGACCCCGCCAGAGGCAGTACAATGCCCGCCACCCCCGCCTCCGGCGGCGTGGTTCATGCAGCCCCGCGAGCCCGACTTGACCCGGCGCATGCTCAGCGAATTATCGCCATCACCGACGACGGTGATAACGCCGTGATCGCCTTGCGTGCCTGCCAGGCCTATGTGCGTGCCGTTGCGCGTTAG
- a CDS encoding LysR family transcriptional regulator, with the protein MRFTLRQLQVFVAVAQQESVSRAAGLLALSQSAASTSITELERQSSCQLFDRAGKRLSLNALGHQLLPQAVALLDQAKEIEDLLNGKSGFGSLAVGATLTIGNYLATLLIGSFMQQHPESQVKLHVQNTANIVHQVAHYEIDLGLIEGDCSHPDIEVQTWVEDELVVFCAPQHHLAKRGIATMEALTHEAWILREQGSGTRLTFDQAMRHHRSALNIRLELEHTEAIKRAVESGLGIGCISRLALRDAFRRGSLVPVETPDLDLARQFYFIWHKQKYQTSAMREFLELCRAFTAGVQRSDEIVLPSIA; encoded by the coding sequence ATGCGATTTACTCTCCGTCAACTGCAAGTCTTCGTCGCCGTCGCCCAGCAGGAAAGCGTGTCCCGCGCTGCTGGTCTCCTGGCCTTATCTCAATCCGCCGCCAGCACTTCGATTACCGAGCTGGAGCGTCAATCCAGCTGCCAATTGTTCGACCGCGCCGGTAAACGCCTGAGCCTCAACGCCCTCGGGCACCAGCTGTTACCCCAGGCGGTGGCCCTGTTGGACCAGGCCAAGGAAATCGAGGACCTGCTCAACGGCAAGTCCGGTTTCGGCTCCCTGGCGGTCGGCGCAACCCTGACCATCGGCAATTACCTGGCCACCCTGCTGATCGGCAGCTTTATGCAGCAGCACCCCGAAAGCCAGGTGAAGCTGCATGTACAGAACACAGCCAATATCGTGCACCAGGTGGCCCACTATGAAATTGACCTGGGTCTAATCGAAGGCGATTGCAGCCACCCGGATATCGAGGTGCAAACCTGGGTAGAGGATGAACTGGTGGTGTTTTGCGCGCCGCAGCACCACCTGGCCAAGCGCGGCATAGCGACCATGGAAGCGTTGACCCATGAAGCCTGGATCCTGCGGGAGCAAGGCTCAGGTACACGACTGACCTTCGACCAGGCCATGCGCCATCACCGCAGCGCGCTGAATATCCGCCTGGAGCTGGAACACACCGAGGCGATCAAGCGTGCAGTGGAGTCCGGGCTGGGGATTGGCTGTATTTCCCGATTGGCGCTGCGTGATGCCTTCCGCCGGGGCAGCCTGGTGCCCGTGGAAACCCCGGACCTGGACCTGGCCCGGCAGTTCTACTTCATCTGGCATAAACAGAAGTACCAGACCTCGGCCATGCGCGAGTTTCTCGAACTGTGCCGCGCCTTTACCGCCGGGGTACAGCGCAGCGACGAGATCGTGCTGCCGAGCATTGCCTGA
- a CDS encoding glycoside hydrolase family 19 protein produces the protein MVITLPQLLGVMPDARLRAGVFLTPLNAAFVRFEIDRAKRIAAFLAQIGHESGELRYVRELGSDQYLSKYDTGGLAVRLGNSPEADGDGQLYRGRGLIQITGRRNYLACSQALFGDDRLLRQPQLLEQPQWAVESAAWFWQSNGLNELSDKDQFTAITRRINGGLNGLENRLQLWARAKAVLCVT, from the coding sequence ATGGTGATAACACTCCCCCAGCTGCTTGGCGTTATGCCGGATGCCCGCCTGAGAGCGGGCGTTTTTTTAACGCCCTTGAATGCGGCTTTCGTTCGCTTCGAGATTGACCGTGCGAAGCGCATCGCCGCCTTCCTCGCTCAGATCGGCCACGAATCCGGCGAGCTGCGTTACGTCCGTGAACTGGGCAGCGATCAATACCTGAGCAAATACGATACCGGCGGCCTGGCCGTACGCCTGGGCAATAGCCCCGAAGCGGATGGCGATGGTCAGCTGTACCGGGGCAGGGGGCTGATCCAAATTACCGGCCGGCGCAATTACCTGGCCTGTAGCCAGGCCTTGTTTGGCGATGATCGTTTGTTGCGTCAACCGCAACTGCTGGAGCAACCGCAATGGGCTGTCGAGTCGGCCGCCTGGTTCTGGCAGAGCAACGGCCTGAATGAGCTGTCCGACAAGGACCAGTTCACCGCTATCACCCGGCGCATAAACGGTGGGCTCAATGGGCTGGAAAACCGCTTGCAGTTATGGGCGCGGGCGAAGGCGGTCTTATGCGTTACCTGA
- the recX gene encoding recombination regulator RecX, protein MTVVLDTLVAVRRTAMDLLARREHGRVELTRKLRQRGAEPEMIETALDRLTEEGLLSESRYLESFVSYRARSGYGPARIREELSQRGLQRADIDIALRECGISWQSQLEDTWRRKFAGHLPIDARERAKQGRFLSYRGFSMEMISRLLSGRDMDD, encoded by the coding sequence ATGACTGTTGTACTGGATACACTTGTCGCCGTTCGGCGCACCGCAATGGACCTGCTTGCTCGCCGCGAGCATGGTCGAGTCGAGCTGACGCGTAAACTGCGTCAGCGCGGCGCGGAGCCTGAGATGATCGAGACCGCCCTTGACCGTTTGACGGAAGAAGGGCTGCTGTCGGAGTCCCGCTACCTCGAAAGCTTTGTCTCCTACCGAGCCCGTTCCGGCTACGGCCCCGCGCGGATTCGCGAAGAGCTGAGCCAACGCGGTTTGCAGCGCGCCGATATAGACATTGCCCTACGTGAGTGCGGTATCAGTTGGCAGTCGCAACTGGAGGACACCTGGCGCCGCAAGTTTGCCGGTCACCTTCCAATTGATGCCAGGGAACGCGCGAAGCAGGGGCGCTTCTTGAGTTATCGCGGTTTTTCGATGGAAATGATCAGCCGCTTACTCAGTGGCCGAGACATGGACGACTGA
- a CDS encoding contractile injection system protein, VgrG/Pvc8 family — MAQGFTPIVEFYGANAALLNQRLMRWSHTDAAGIETDRLELTLNIEGLDGLPTLNGKIGLRVGYLESGLVEKGEFVVTQRTPVLFPMRLMIVATAAPFSVVDATGYRQRRSASYGPTTLGALFRQLVSRHGYSPRVAPALEGIAIAHIDQSNESDMAFISRLARLYSAVTKPFNELYVLAEAGRAKSLSGQLLPEVKLSVTEDNRPGEQSFITAKLDEKSRSKYEGCRASWWDAAAGRQRVVQVGNAPFKTLRQRYQNEAEARAVAEGELRRVGRENLKLVIDCPGNPLLAAEGLLVLDESWPSYMQGRWSIKQVVHVGDPATGYRSSITAGGLSI; from the coding sequence ATGGCACAGGGATTTACGCCTATCGTGGAGTTTTATGGCGCCAATGCGGCGCTGCTCAATCAGCGCTTGATGCGCTGGAGCCACACCGACGCGGCGGGCATTGAGACTGACCGGCTGGAGCTGACCCTCAATATCGAGGGCTTGGACGGCCTGCCCACTCTGAACGGCAAGATCGGCTTGCGTGTCGGTTACCTGGAATCGGGGTTGGTGGAGAAGGGCGAGTTTGTTGTCACCCAACGCACCCCGGTGCTGTTTCCAATGCGCTTGATGATCGTGGCCACGGCAGCGCCCTTCAGCGTGGTCGATGCAACGGGTTACCGTCAGCGTCGATCCGCCAGTTATGGCCCGACAACCCTTGGCGCGCTGTTTCGCCAACTGGTCAGTCGTCACGGCTATTCACCGCGAGTTGCGCCCGCGCTGGAGGGGATTGCGATCGCGCACATCGACCAGTCCAACGAAAGTGACATGGCGTTCATTTCGCGCCTTGCCCGCCTCTATAGTGCGGTCACCAAACCGTTTAACGAACTCTATGTGTTGGCCGAAGCCGGCCGAGCCAAGTCGCTCTCCGGCCAGTTACTACCGGAAGTGAAGCTGTCGGTGACTGAGGATAACCGCCCCGGTGAACAGAGCTTTATCACCGCCAAACTCGACGAAAAATCACGCTCGAAATACGAAGGTTGCCGCGCCAGTTGGTGGGATGCCGCCGCCGGCAGGCAGCGTGTGGTTCAGGTGGGGAATGCTCCGTTCAAAACCTTGCGCCAACGCTACCAGAACGAAGCCGAAGCCCGCGCCGTTGCTGAAGGCGAACTACGCCGTGTGGGGCGTGAAAATTTGAAGTTGGTGATCGATTGCCCGGGCAATCCATTGTTGGCCGCGGAAGGGCTGTTGGTGCTGGATGAGAGCTGGCCGTCTTATATGCAGGGACGATGGTCGATAAAGCAGGTGGTGCATGTCGGCGATCCGGCGACGGGATACCGCAGTTCGATCACGGCGGGTGGGTTGTCGATATAG
- the fpr gene encoding ferredoxin-NADP reductase, protein MSNMNHERVLSVHHWNDTLFSFKCTRDPGLRFENGQFVMIGLQQPNGRPLMRAYSIASPNWEEHLEFFSIKVPDGPLTSQLQHLKEGDEIIISKKPTGTLVLDDLKPGKHLYLLSTGTGLAPFMSVIQDPETYERFEKVILCHGVRYVNEVAYREFITEHLPQNEFFGEALREKLIYYPTVTREPFENEGRLTDLMRSGKLFRDIGLPPINPEDDRAMLCGSPSMLDETSEVLNSFGLKVSPRMREPGDYLIERAFVEK, encoded by the coding sequence ATGAGCAACATGAACCACGAGCGTGTCCTCAGTGTTCATCACTGGAACGACACTCTGTTCAGCTTCAAGTGCACCCGCGATCCGGGCCTGCGCTTCGAGAACGGTCAGTTCGTGATGATCGGCCTGCAACAGCCCAACGGCCGCCCGCTCATGCGCGCATATTCCATTGCCAGCCCGAACTGGGAAGAGCATCTGGAATTCTTCAGCATCAAGGTGCCGGATGGCCCGCTGACTTCCCAATTGCAGCATTTGAAGGAAGGCGACGAGATCATCATCAGCAAGAAACCGACAGGCACCCTGGTGCTTGACGATCTGAAGCCGGGCAAACACCTGTACCTGCTCAGCACCGGTACTGGCCTGGCGCCGTTTATGAGCGTGATCCAGGATCCGGAAACCTACGAGCGTTTCGAAAAAGTGATCCTGTGCCACGGCGTGCGTTACGTCAACGAAGTTGCCTACCGCGAATTCATCACCGAGCACCTGCCGCAGAACGAATTCTTCGGCGAAGCCCTGCGTGAAAAGTTGATCTACTACCCGACCGTGACCCGTGAGCCGTTCGAGAACGAAGGCCGCCTGACCGACCTGATGCGCAGTGGCAAGCTGTTCCGTGACATCGGCCTGCCACCGATCAACCCCGAGGACGACCGCGCCATGCTGTGCGGCAGCCCAAGCATGTTGGACGAGACCAGCGAAGTGCTGAACAGCTTCGGCCTGAAAGTTTCGCCGCGCATGCGTGAGCCGGGTGATTACCTGATCGAGCGCGCGTTCGTCGAGAAGTAA
- a CDS encoding PA3611 family quorum-sensing-regulated virulence factor: MLRSMLRLVAPSVALALVLPVGAQAASLLEAQMNKKLQSVAAESNKELPREIDEKTLEVAYTVEGMQLIDHLSVLPDRAEQMRANPKAVYFQLGQSVCLNKGYRELMAKGAVMRYEITENKTNRPVASVKFVEADCPAPAAAKKKK, translated from the coding sequence ATGCTGCGTTCCATGCTGCGTCTTGTTGCCCCATCCGTCGCGCTCGCGTTGGTCCTGCCTGTGGGCGCCCAGGCAGCCTCGTTGCTGGAGGCGCAAATGAACAAGAAGCTGCAAAGCGTCGCGGCCGAAAGCAACAAGGAGCTGCCCCGGGAAATTGACGAAAAAACCCTGGAAGTGGCCTACACCGTCGAGGGAATGCAACTGATCGACCACCTCAGCGTGCTGCCTGATCGCGCCGAACAGATGCGCGCCAACCCCAAGGCAGTGTATTTCCAGCTGGGTCAGAGCGTATGCCTGAACAAGGGCTACCGCGAGCTGATGGCCAAGGGCGCGGTGATGCGCTACGAAATCACCGAGAACAAGACCAACCGTCCTGTGGCATCAGTGAAGTTCGTGGAAGCAGATTGCCCGGCACCGGCTGCGGCGAAAAAGAAAAAGTAA
- a CDS encoding diacylglycerol kinase — protein MSPFKGQTGIKRIFNAGGYSLDGLRAAFTGEAAFRQLVLLNVILIPLSFFLHVSRVERALLIAVCLLALIVELLNSAVEAAIDRISLDRHPLSKNAKDMGSAAQFVALTMITLVWAVILI, from the coding sequence ATGTCGCCTTTCAAGGGTCAAACCGGTATCAAACGTATCTTCAATGCAGGGGGCTACTCCCTGGATGGCCTGCGCGCAGCTTTCACCGGCGAGGCGGCTTTCCGTCAGTTGGTGTTGTTGAACGTCATCCTGATCCCACTGAGCTTCTTCCTGCACGTCAGCCGCGTCGAGCGTGCGTTGCTGATTGCGGTATGCCTGCTGGCCTTGATCGTTGAATTGCTCAATTCGGCGGTAGAGGCGGCGATCGACCGCATTTCCCTGGACCGTCATCCCCTGTCGAAAAACGCCAAGGACATGGGCAGCGCCGCGCAATTCGTGGCCCTGACCATGATCACTCTGGTGTGGGCCGTGATCCTGATCTAA
- a CDS encoding CinA family protein has product MKEITQLAAELGRRLQVLNAHVTTAESCTGGGIAEAITRIPGSSAWFEAGYVTYSNRQKTRQLNVPEALFAKVGAVSQEVVEAMVRGAQEKSLARFAVAVSGVAGPDGGSPEKPVGTVWLAFGVGDEVTAELAHFPGNRDEVRRQTVKAALEGLLRRAAAEIENQG; this is encoded by the coding sequence GTGAAAGAAATCACCCAACTTGCCGCTGAACTGGGTCGCCGTTTACAGGTGCTCAATGCCCACGTCACCACGGCTGAATCCTGTACCGGTGGCGGTATTGCCGAGGCTATTACGCGGATTCCAGGGAGTTCGGCGTGGTTCGAGGCCGGCTATGTCACCTATTCCAACCGGCAAAAGACCCGCCAGTTGAACGTGCCTGAGGCGCTGTTCGCCAAAGTCGGCGCGGTCAGCCAAGAAGTGGTGGAGGCGATGGTCCGCGGCGCCCAGGAAAAAAGCCTGGCGCGTTTTGCCGTGGCGGTCAGTGGCGTGGCGGGGCCCGATGGCGGTTCGCCGGAAAAACCGGTGGGCACGGTGTGGCTGGCCTTCGGCGTCGGGGACGAGGTCACCGCTGAGCTTGCGCACTTCCCGGGTAACCGCGACGAGGTCCGCCGACAAACGGTAAAGGCCGCGCTGGAGGGCTTGTTGCGACGAGCTGCAGCAGAAATAGAAAATCAGGGGTAG
- the erdR gene encoding response regulator transcription factor ErdR, with protein MATYEILIADDHPLFRSALHQAVTLGLGPDVRLVEVASIAELETRLTEKSDWDLVLLDLNMPGAYGFSGLVLLRGQYPQIPVVMVSAQEEADVVVRSKEFGASGFIPKSSSMEAIQRAVRAVLEGDVSWPPQAFEEINVSDEAKAARDGLASLTPQQFRVLTMVCEGLLNKQIAYELSVSEATIKAHVTAIFRKLGVRTRTQAALLLQQLESISQH; from the coding sequence ATGGCCACATACGAAATCCTGATAGCCGATGACCACCCGCTGTTTCGCAGTGCATTGCATCAGGCGGTAACCCTGGGCCTGGGCCCCGATGTCCGCCTGGTCGAAGTGGCCAGCATTGCCGAGCTGGAAACCCGCCTCACCGAAAAATCCGACTGGGACCTGGTGCTGCTCGACCTGAACATGCCCGGCGCCTATGGTTTCTCTGGGTTGGTGCTGCTGCGCGGGCAATACCCGCAGATTCCGGTGGTGATGGTCTCGGCCCAGGAAGAGGCCGACGTGGTGGTGCGCTCCAAGGAGTTTGGCGCCAGTGGTTTCATTCCCAAGTCCAGTTCCATGGAAGCGATCCAGCGTGCCGTGCGCGCGGTGTTGGAGGGCGATGTGTCCTGGCCGCCGCAAGCGTTTGAAGAAATCAACGTGTCCGACGAGGCCAAGGCCGCCCGTGATGGCTTGGCCAGCCTGACACCCCAGCAGTTCCGGGTGTTGACCATGGTCTGCGAAGGCCTCTTGAACAAGCAGATCGCCTACGAGTTGAGCGTGTCGGAAGCGACCATCAAGGCCCACGTGACAGCCATCTTTCGCAAGCTGGGCGTGCGTACGCGTACCCAGGCAGCACTGCTCTTGCAACAACTTGAGTCAATTTCGCAGCATTAA
- a CDS encoding TIGR00730 family Rossman fold protein, whose product MPYEPNDRLLQHFEANGADLTQQVDAQLQLIAPDSPNIPLYRDMILTVLRMAQDDSSRWNAKITLQAIRELDHAFRVLEQFKGRRKVTVFGSARTPVESPLYALAREVGAALARSDLMVITGGGGGIMAAAHEGAGLEHSLGFNITLPFEQHANPTIDGTENLLSFHFFFTRKLFFVKEADALVLCPGGFGTLDEALEVLTLIQTGKSPLVPVVLLDAPGGGFWQGALDFIRNQLEANRYILPTDLKLIRLVYSAEEAVEEINQFYANFHSTRWLKREFVVRMNHPLSERALAHLQNEFASLRLSGEFQQLAYTGEEHDEPRFSHLTRLVFNFNGRDQGRLRELVDYINLPENWAQSQGKTQQRVAPQPA is encoded by the coding sequence ATGCCTTACGAACCGAATGACCGCCTGCTTCAGCATTTTGAAGCAAACGGAGCTGACCTTACACAGCAGGTCGACGCTCAACTCCAGCTGATTGCGCCTGACAGCCCTAACATCCCCCTTTATCGCGACATGATCCTGACCGTTCTGCGCATGGCCCAGGACGACAGTAGCCGGTGGAACGCCAAGATCACCTTGCAGGCGATCCGCGAGCTGGACCACGCTTTCCGTGTACTGGAGCAGTTCAAGGGCCGGCGCAAGGTCACGGTGTTCGGCTCGGCACGCACGCCTGTCGAGAGCCCGTTGTATGCCCTGGCCCGTGAAGTCGGTGCCGCGCTGGCCCGATCAGACTTGATGGTGATCACCGGTGGCGGCGGCGGCATCATGGCGGCGGCTCACGAAGGCGCAGGCCTGGAACATAGCCTTGGGTTCAACATCACCCTGCCATTTGAACAGCACGCCAACCCGACCATCGATGGTACCGAGAACCTGCTGTCCTTCCACTTTTTCTTCACCCGTAAACTGTTCTTCGTCAAGGAAGCCGACGCGTTGGTGCTGTGCCCAGGCGGTTTCGGCACGCTGGATGAAGCGCTGGAAGTGCTGACGTTGATCCAGACCGGTAAAAGCCCACTGGTACCCGTGGTACTGCTGGACGCACCTGGAGGCGGTTTCTGGCAGGGCGCCCTGGACTTTATCCGCAATCAACTGGAAGCCAATCGCTATATCCTCCCCACTGACCTCAAGCTGATACGCCTGGTGTACAGCGCTGAAGAGGCCGTCGAAGAGATCAATCAGTTCTATGCCAACTTCCATTCCACGCGTTGGTTGAAGCGTGAATTCGTGGTGCGCATGAATCACCCGCTCAGCGAGCGTGCGCTGGCTCATTTGCAGAACGAGTTCGCCAGCCTACGGTTGAGTGGAGAGTTCCAGCAGCTTGCCTATACCGGCGAGGAGCATGATGAACCGAGGTTCAGCCATTTGACGCGACTGGTGTTCAACTTCAACGGACGCGATCAGGGCCGGTTGCGGGAGTTGGTGGACTACATCAACTTGCCAGAGAACTGGGCGCAGTCCCAGGGGAAGACGCAACAGCGAGTAGCGCCGCAGCCGGCGTGA
- the recA gene encoding recombinase RecA, with product MDDNKKKALAAALGQIERQFGKGAVMRMGDHDRQAIPAISTGSLGLDIALGIGGLPKGRIVEIYGPESSGKTTLTLSVIAQAQKMGATCAFVDAEHALDPEYAGKLGVNVDDLLVSQPDTGEQALEITDMLVRSNAIDVIVVDSVAALVPKAEIEGEMGDMHVGLQARLMSQALRKITGNIKNANCLVIFINQIRMKIGVMFGSPETTTGGNALKFYASVRLDIRRTGAVKEGDEVVGSETRVKVVKNKVAPPFRQAEFQILYGKGIYLNGEMIDLGVLHGFVEKSGAWYAYNGSKIGQGKANSAKFLQDNPDIAATLEKQIRDKLLTPTPDVKAAANREPVEEVEEVDTDI from the coding sequence ATGGACGACAACAAGAAGAAAGCCTTGGCTGCGGCCCTGGGTCAGATCGAACGTCAATTCGGCAAGGGTGCCGTAATGCGTATGGGCGATCATGACCGTCAGGCGATCCCGGCTATCTCTACTGGCTCTCTGGGTCTGGACATCGCGCTCGGCATTGGCGGCCTGCCAAAAGGCCGTATCGTTGAAATCTACGGTCCTGAATCTTCCGGTAAAACCACCCTGACCTTGTCGGTGATTGCCCAGGCGCAAAAAATGGGCGCCACTTGCGCGTTCGTCGACGCCGAGCACGCCCTTGACCCTGAATATGCCGGCAAGCTGGGCGTCAACGTTGACGACCTGCTGGTTTCCCAACCGGACACCGGTGAGCAAGCCCTCGAAATCACCGACATGCTGGTGCGCTCCAACGCCATCGACGTGATCGTGGTCGACTCCGTGGCTGCCCTGGTACCGAAGGCTGAAATTGAAGGCGAAATGGGTGATATGCACGTGGGCCTGCAAGCCCGCCTCATGTCCCAGGCGCTGCGTAAAATCACCGGTAACATCAAGAATGCCAACTGCCTGGTGATCTTCATCAACCAGATCCGGATGAAGATCGGCGTCATGTTCGGCAGCCCGGAAACCACCACCGGTGGTAACGCGCTGAAGTTCTACGCTTCGGTTCGTCTGGATATCCGTCGTACGGGCGCGGTGAAGGAAGGTGACGAGGTTGTCGGTAGCGAAACCCGCGTCAAGGTCGTGAAGAATAAAGTGGCCCCGCCATTCCGTCAGGCCGAGTTCCAGATTCTCTACGGCAAGGGTATCTACCTGAACGGCGAGATGATCGACCTGGGCGTGCTGCACGGCTTTGTCGAGAAGTCCGGTGCCTGGTATGCCTACAACGGCAGCAAAATCGGCCAGGGCAAGGCCAACTCGGCCAAGTTCCTGCAAGACAACCCGGATATCGCGGCGACCCTTGAGAAGCAGATTCGCGACAAGCTGCTGACCCCTACGCCAGACGTGAAAGCGGCCGCCAATCGCGAGCCGGTTGAAGAAGTAGAAGAAGTCGACACTGACATCTGA
- a CDS encoding tRNA-uridine aminocarboxypropyltransferase, whose amino-acid sequence MSHAVSRLRTQRLARAVRPFVNRGSRAERCPGCRVIPQYCLCAWRPRVEARSAMCLLMHDVEPMKPSNTGWLIADVIDDTRAFAWSRTEVDPELLILLADPQWQPYIVFPGEFVAPERVVSEVVVGEGKRPLFILLDGTWSEARKMFRKSPYLEHLPVLSLAPEQLSRYKLRRSKRDDHFCTAEVAALCLELAADQAASEVLDAYLDVFSTHYLAAKFQLPLDLADIVHTRLAPYIPAV is encoded by the coding sequence ATGAGCCATGCCGTCTCCCGCCTGCGCACCCAACGCCTGGCGCGGGCCGTCAGGCCTTTTGTCAACCGTGGCTCCCGCGCCGAGCGCTGCCCCGGCTGCCGGGTGATCCCGCAATACTGCCTGTGTGCCTGGCGGCCTCGGGTCGAGGCCCGGTCTGCGATGTGCCTGTTGATGCACGACGTCGAACCGATGAAACCGAGCAACACCGGCTGGCTGATCGCTGATGTCATCGACGACACCCGTGCATTTGCCTGGTCGCGCACCGAGGTCGATCCTGAACTGCTCATCTTGCTCGCAGATCCGCAATGGCAGCCGTATATCGTATTCCCTGGCGAATTTGTCGCACCTGAGCGAGTGGTCAGCGAAGTCGTCGTAGGGGAGGGCAAGCGCCCGCTGTTTATCCTGCTGGACGGCACTTGGAGCGAAGCGCGCAAGATGTTTCGCAAAAGCCCCTATCTGGAGCATCTGCCTGTCCTGAGCCTGGCCCCGGAGCAACTGTCGCGCTATAAACTGCGGCGTTCCAAGCGGGATGATCACTTCTGCACCGCCGAAGTGGCCGCGCTGTGCCTGGAGCTGGCCGCCGACCAGGCCGCGAGCGAAGTGCTGGATGCTTATCTCGACGTGTTCAGCACCCATTACCTGGCCGCCAAGTTCCAGTTACCGCTGGACTTGGCAGACATCGTCCATACTCGTCTTGCACCCTATATCCCGGCGGTATAA